The proteins below come from a single Hyperolius riggenbachi isolate aHypRig1 chromosome 8, aHypRig1.pri, whole genome shotgun sequence genomic window:
- the LOC137527264 gene encoding olfactory receptor 10C1-like, which translates to MPKPDHGNCSIASTFIIVGFETLREIELFLFSLFSSIYVLTIGAHCLVIVLVGVARQLHKPMYLLLANFSMLEILYTTVTVPKMLDALLTRHKEISSPSCLAQFYFLFGLGASENCLLAVMAYDTYVAICQPLHYPTLMTNNNSLKLALGALVGGLLAAFPPAVWIATLRFCFPNYIDHFFCDYAPLLKLSCEDTSDGEFVFMVMSWSVILGCFFLIMISYTFIVLAVFKIPSTDGQKKAFNTCASHLAVVSIFYGTVIFMYIRPTSHIRFAMDKVISVFYCVVTPLMNPIIYCLRNQEVKAAVLKTLQMLRKNENEMVFKKRMVEHINYFERRKE; encoded by the coding sequence ATGCCAAAACCTGACCATGGGAACTGTAGTATTGCCTCCACTTTCATCATTGTCGGGTTTGAAACCCTTCGAGAGATCGAGCTGTTCTTGTTCTCCCTCTTCTCCAGCATTTACGTCCTCACTATTGGTGCCCACTGTCTGGTTATTGTCCTTGTGGGTGTGGCCCGCCAACTCCACAAACCCATGTACTTGCTCTTGGCCAACTTCTCCATGCTGGAGATCTTGTACACCACCGTGACTGTTCCAAAAATGCTTGATGCGTTGTTGACCCGACATAAAGAAATTTCTTCCCCATCATGCCTGGCACAGTTTTACTTCCTTTTTGGTTTAGGGGCTTCAGAAAACTGTCTTCTTGCAGTAATGGCTTATGATACCTATGTTGCAATCTGCCAACCATTGCATTATCCAACGTTGATGACCAATAACAACAGTTTGAAGCTGGCACTTGGCGCTTTGGTGGGAGGCTTGTTGGCTGCATTTCCACCTGCTGTTTGGATCGCCACCTTGAGGTTCTGCTTTCCAAATTATATAGACCATTTCTTCTGTGACTATGCCCCTCTTCTGAAACTCTCCTGTGAGGACACATCCGATGGGGAGTTTGTATTTATGGTCATGTCTTGGAGCGTTATCTTAGGTTGCTTTTTCCTGATCATGATATCATACACCTTTATCGTCCTTGCTGTCTTCAAGATCCCATCAACTGATGGACAGAAGAAGGCTTTTAACACCTGTGCTTCACACTTGGCTGTAGTATCCATCTTCTATGGAACTGTCATCTTCATGTACATTCGACCCACTTCCCATATCCGCTTTGCGATGGACAAGGTGATCTCTGTCTTCTACTGTGTAGTCACCCCTCTCATGAACCCCATCATATATTGTCTCCGAAACCAGGAAGTCAAGGCTGCTGTCTTGAAAACTTTGCAGATGTTGAGAAAGAATGAAAATGAGATGGTGTTTAAGAAGCGGATGGTGGAACATATCAATTATTTTG